DNA from Denticeps clupeoides chromosome 7, fDenClu1.1, whole genome shotgun sequence:
TAAAATAGAAACGATATAATATAAAGGGACTTTACGTCCCAATTTAGTGTTTGGTCATACTTTTTTAACCTGGCGTCTGTATTTATAGAAGCGCTGTGTGGTGTAACATCTGGTAACAGCAACATTTCtctcttatttagcccaaaatcacatgcagtatgtctcagtgggcttggACAGGCCCTACACGTGACCCTTCCACGCACAACAGAAGAATTTCGTCAacgtttgctgcttcagtgtttttagatctttttgtcagttgtttttgCGTTGTTACAAGTTGCAAAGGCTTTtaatgacaattacatcaagtttatgcaaagagtcaatatttacaGTGTCGGACTGCAATTCGCCCCTGacaggctgtcaatcaacttctggtccAAATCCTGACCGATGGTGACTTGTTCCTTCATAATCACTGCTTGGAGTTTGTcggaatttgtgggtttttctttttccacccACCTCTTTTGAGGTCTAATTTAGATTAAgttctggggagtttcctggtgatggacccaaaatttctaTGCTTTGCTCCCCAAGACACTTACTTCTCACTTTGGTCTTATGCAcgatgctccatcatgctggaaaaggcatcgttcttcaccaaactgttcttggatggttgggagaagttgctgttggaggatgtcttggtaccattctttactCATGGTTGTGTTTTggggcaaaattgtgagtgagcccactcccttggatgagaagcagccccacacatgaatggtctcgggatgctttactgttggcatcagacaggactgatggtaacgtcaccttttcttctccggacaatcattaCTCGACTGGCATCTGCTGGTAGAGAGTTTTTgttgtaggggtggtagtagcctagtgggtaagacactagcctatgaatcagaagacccaggttcaaatcccacttactaccattgtgtccctgagcaagacactttaccctaagttgctccagggggggactgtccctgtaattactgattgtaagtcgctctggataagggcgtctgatgtgTGAGATCCAGATAGCAGAAGTCAGGAGAGTATTAATCCAGTCAGGGTGCTGTGCCTGTACATTCCCGTTATCTGCTCACAATCCTAATCATACCAACTGGTCCTTCGAGCGTGGAGCAGGTTGTCATGGCTGTTTCTGGAAAAAGTCCTGTCTGCTACTAGCAGAATGGCTGCACATTTTGTCTGCCAATTTACAGAGAAATTCATCCAaactcattttattttacagcaagTCAATGAACCGAAACACAAATGACACCTCCATCATAAGGAGAAGATGGAAGGTTTTGTACAGACCAAAACGCTCCTGAAGAGAACAACTGATGGATGCAGTGGCAAAAGCCGAACCATGAAGAAACATCTGGAGGAGTTACTGCAAGTTATGGAGCATGAGTGTCTAGTGCTTATTTCTGTGCACAAAATATATTCTGGGACCCCAAATGAATGATATGATCACAAAATGAACATATGAGCAAATCAAGTTCATCTTATGCTCACTGTGTAAATGCCGACTGTTTAGAACTGCCAGTGCTCGGCTGCCGGTGAATATTGTGCTTTAATTACAGTGGGGTTCTTGTGATAAGTATTCAAATAGACTTTATAAACTCATGAATTGTATTTCTGTTtccacagaccacacacacacccattaaATGCACTGGACCGTCCTGCTAATGGAGACAAACTTAATTAAAGATCCAACAGACATGCTGGCCTCCAGACTGCAATTGTCATCCATATTGCTATTGTTATCTGTCGACCTGGAGGGATACTTAACACGGCTTTGAAAAATTTTGTGTCGTGGGcagaaaatgctaattaattaatgactatttctgtatttttttttattgttctgtctctcactgttcaaataaacctacaatTGAAACTAGACAATTTTTTGTTAGTGGtcaaaatcagcaggggatcaAAAAATTATTTCCCTTGACTGTACATGCGGTGTGTCAGTCAGATACGTTCAGGTTGGAAGCACAACACAGGCATGCTTGGAGACGAGGGCGGCAATATTAGACACAACTTGGAATTATCTTCCAAAGCTGATGTCAATAAAGGTTACATGGTGTTTCAGTTGTGTGCATATGGTTTGGCGATGGTCGTTATGGTACTAGCAGAAAAAGGCATGTTAATCGGCTTTAGggcgattctctggaaaatgaaaccatctctggaaaatgaaagatACTAAAAgaaattctgtaatatttgtagATGAGTATTCCGATAATGGGgaacatcatttcatttcaatgtatttaaaacattgaaggttttgcagacatttgaaacacggTTACCTCTCACAATGTAAAATTtgtactaatttcaatgaaagtCACTATCATAACCATTCAAGCCATTCAGTACTGGCTATCCTGTGTTACTCCTGTGTTAATAGATTTTTGACCTGTGACATCAcatcccgtgcatcacaccctcttggtcattttagttgcatatattggttttgcatgaacattattttattgaagtgttgcacagtgtTGTACATTAATCTAGATCAGAATGGCTCATtcgaattctgccgaaggcattcagaatatgtgtgctaccaaaATAacgactaaaagtaagtctttgagaacgggtttctcaagccaggtggcgcattagaccaggggctcatctcctgtttccaaaatgcatcacaaactgctaaagaaagctgttctactatgataattggtgatgaaaataaatgatgttcaataagatgtacttgtgtttaccaactgtttattcagttaaatagctgcatccatgttaccacgtcacgtttgatgtggtcatttcacagttcgaagactcgttctcgccccctacagtgcaattcggctaggtatacatccacgctaaaatatcaaggtgaaagtcatcatagtgtagcggttcttcttctgcgttgtggaactttttgatttcgtttcttgaaccacaaatgatgagctgacacccaagagattttctgtgcaaagtgtattctgtacaaaaagcaagatcgcgtcacacatcgcgtcacacatcgcgtctttctgcacctctctctacaatatacagtattaaaagaacataaaaaaatattcacaaaataacacacatgcaaaatattcctaatatgtacatcaattaaaatgaaagaaataactttttgcacacaaaccccacgcacctctcacagctcacgccatgtgtccaagagacctgaaccgggtctcaaaaacaaaataagaaactaaaagacacaagaaagaagaaatatacttatacatctagtgtaaccatttaactccggcacaatagcttgcgtagtatagacccagctcccaacccaactttgtgaatagattaacggcgatttTTTTATACCTTATATACGAGTTACAtccaaaatgtcacaaaatgtgacATAAATACCTTACTAAATAATAGAACTCCTAAAATTGCTAATTACAAAATCAAAACATCAATGGATCTTTTTAATTATATgcttaaattaattatttattgcaataaTCAGTAACATGATCTCAGTATGAAAGTAATAAAAGCCTCCCTGCCAACAGACACAGATACATACATTACACAGAATGAGCAAGGTAATCCTGCTCCGAGCATCTTGATATTCTCTACTTCACTTCTTAACCTGACTTTCCGCAGACAAGCCACTCCCAACATGGCGGCGACGGTGACGTACGACGCCGCTGAGAAAGAGgcgtctctctgtctcttttttatttatttgtagtgAACAGGAGCCAAAATGTCCGCCTTGTTTGCCCCTCCCACCCCCCGCCGTCGCCgtcgccgccgccaccgcccaACATGCGAAACATGCACCCGCGTTCACGTTGACCTATAAGCGTTCAATATTTCACCTCTGTCCCGCCTATTGGATGCGAGCTTCGACGCTGATTGGCTGTAGGGAGCTGGTATTGTTTACGTGTGTGTAAAGTAGGTCAGCGCTGGTGAGTGTGACAGGCTGCATGATTTTCAGGCTCGTTTACAGGCGGCGCGCTAGGAAACGGCCTGCCGAGGACCTGTGGCGCTGAGGAGAAAGCCTCCGTCATTAACCGAGCCCCTGGCTTCCGCCGCAGGTGTGGTGAGTTCGCTAGCTGCAGGCGGGGCTGCTGCGTTGGTTAGCATTATCTAGTTATTATCCGTCACGTCGCCAACGAAACGCATGCGGTCATCTGCTTCCACCTGCCATGCGCGTAGAATTGCGGCGCTTACCGCAGCGGTGCGGTGTGGAAATTGCGGTGCATTTCTCCCCGACCCTCTCCAGGCCTGGAGGAAGTTGCACGTCACGACCCGGTGCCTGGTCCCTCTGTACCTGTCCGAACTTCTCAGTGATGACAGGGGACAGCCGCCATTCACAGCTATACATGAATTTACAGCGCGTGAAATGTCCATAAAGCCATCACGTTGAGATCAGTTCACTTCAATTATGAAGCAGTATTTAAGGATATAATTTTACAATTCCGTTTATAGTAGTATGATCCTCCGAGACGGATCACCTTCATCCTCAATATTCTGCTCTACTGTCATGAACAGCTCTTCAGTTTATGCTGGTATCtcgtattattatattattacccATGTACGACATTCCAGAAAAGAATGATCAATGCAGATATGTCCAAAATCTTCATTTATACAGCTTACCACGACCTTCAGAGGTGTTTACTGACCTCCGCAATCCATAAGTTTCTGACTATATGTTCACGACCCACCTCGTCATTTCTGCCGCTGGAGATGTTTCATGCAGGGTTCCCTGGCCTGGCTGTGGGAAGTCAGGGAAGTGACGCACAGATCCTACACCGATATCGATGTTCTATACCGACCTGATGCTAGTTTTCAATGATCAATAAACTGAGATTAGTCTGTTATGTTTTCATCACTTGTAAGACAATGTTCTCAGCTATCGATTAACAAAATGGAGAGCACAATTATCCAGCCTACAGTCTAACCAAATATGTCAGTTTTGTAGATGAGCACAACTATACCGACACCAGTTATTTGAGTGATTATTTGACAGATATATATAACCTAACTAGCATCCCTAGTATCCCTAGTTACCTAAAAACATCTCAGAttgagatttgtttttttttgggcttaACTCAGAATTGTGAGTTGTCTTAAGACAAAGGTAGTAATGTGTTATTCTGCAAAATCCTGAAACCAAAAACGGGATTCAGTTCCTGATGATCTCAAATTCtgataaatacatacacacatctaGAATTTGTTATCCTAAGCTGGGTATAAGTCAAATAAATATCATGACACTCAAGACTTAAACACCGGCACCGAAATGTGAATGTTCTACTTTCACAAAACGTTTTATCCGCTGTGCTGGGATGTAATCGGTGAAGTACATGTGTGCTGGTGTTCTGGCAGGTCTGCTGGGACTGCTCCTTCTCCTGCACTCTTGCAGGCATGTCCAGGCGTAGCAGGAATACCCGAGCTTGGCGGACAGTATGGAGTGGCCTCCGGCGGGACGCGGATGCCCGGGCCACAGATAGTGACGAGTGGGCCTATGAAAGGCTGCAGGTAATTGCTTGAGTTTTTTAAATTCCTAAATTcctaaaattttaattttttttattcctgacaGATTTATTCCACTGCGAGTACTGATGCGTTATTTCCAAATGTAACATCACACTGGTATCAGTTACAGACCTGACTAAAACAGAAGGTTATAATATAAACCTGACAGAGCACCAGCACAGCTTTAAAAGTCTCTTGGTGGTGGTTTAGTGGATGAGGAAATGCACAAACCAATTATGTGCAAATAAAGCCACCCAACCTCATACCACTCAGCCCATAAATATGTGCGTTCCAGGCCGTGAACATTGTGAGTCTATACTGATGGCAGACAGATGAGAGagtcaaagaaaaagaaaactagCAGTATTTTATATTACTGATAAAAGAGGGTCTCTTTTCTTTGaggtgatgtttccagctgtgtacaatatatgcacacactcatTATTGCTAATAAAATAGAAAGAACAGAAACATTTATCAATTATTACAAATTAAGATAAATGTGACTTACCATCCTTTACCACATATATGGtactgtctgtctctctctctcacacacacaccacatatatggtactgtctgtctctctcttttttttatatatatatatatatatatgttgttcTTCTATGGTTCAGAATgtagtttttgcattttttatataacacaaaatgcattcatttttgtcAGTCACCTTTATAATTTTCCAAGAGAATTCTTCTTTGTATTATTGACCTCTAGCCATAGTGTAGAGTAGTATTTGTACATGCTTCAGAATGGGAGTAATTGATGCTTAATAATGACATAGACAATTCACAGACTGTGTAGTGAGAGCATCTAGGGAATAACTAAAGCTTTTCTGTTTGAAGAGAATAATTCAAGCCTGATTCGCTTTCAATTGAGTTCAATAAAGATAAATGTGCCGTATCTGTTGGTCTATGATCAGTGACAGCTGCTTATTGGAGAAGAAGGATGAAAAATGCACTCCAGTTTGTTTGCACTAATAAATGCTGGTCCCCGCAATTCCTCAATAAATTCTCGGTCAGTATTTCAAATGTATGTGCTACCATTCATTAGTCATAGGTTTTTCCATGAAGATGTGTAATcgaacccacatctgctgattcACTAGATACCAGACTCGTGTGAATTTGCCCATTTTAATCAGTGTACCTGTTTTCAGTTGTAATAAAAtcattgaaaataataatgaatgcagcttttaaagtgacagacattTCCATGTAGCagagtcatgtttttttttttaatgcaccaaatgTTTCCAATCaaaaattgcaaatcaaattaagtaattatcatttaataaaacaaatttacaacatgcaaaagaCTTTTACCAACCACCGAAACAAATTTAAAATCAGCGAATCATGCGGAAAGGATTGGTACCGTACATcaaaagtttgtgtttgctgacccaGCTGGAATCAAGACCCCTACTATGCATATTGATATATTTGCCAGTTTTGCTGTAtctcttctttatttattacttttgtaGTACAGTGACTCAGACTCGGAAGCAGAATTCTCCGTGGTGGTGCCCCCTGTGCCCAGTGCAATTCCCGTGACGGGAGAGTCCTACTGCAGCTGTGACTCTCAGTCTGAGTCCAGCTGTAATCCGCACCTCCGTGGATTCACACGTGTACGAGACTGCCACTGTGGAGAAGACTACCAGGGTGAACCTAGACGCAaccgctcactcactcactcactcactcactcacacacaacagtcAGCATTGATTGGTTGACGCTGTCTGTCTTCCTTTAGATTTTGACTGGGTGTGGGATGATTGCTGCCGCTCTACAGCAACATTGTTGAGCTGTGAGAACAGGAAGGTGAGCTTCCACTCCGAGTACAGCTGTGGCACCGCAGCCATTCGAGGCTCCAAGGAGCTGACAGAGGGACAGCATTTCTGGGAAATCAAGATGACGTCTCCAGTCTACGGAACTGACATGGTGAGAGGAATGTCCCCACATGGACATTTTTACTtgtgtacagggtggtagtagcctattgggcaACACActcctatgaacctgaagacccaggttcaaaccccacttactaccattgtgtccctgagcaagacacttaaccctgagttgcttagtgtccctgtaactactgattgtaagttgctctggataagggtgtctgataaatgctgtaagtgtgaTTGATGGTGACATCTGTTTCAGATGGTGGGCATTGGGACGTCTGATGTGAATCTGgacaaatacagacacacattctGCAGTTTGCTGGGGAAGGATGACGAGAGCTGGGGTCTGTCCTACACAGGTACAGCTCGTCCAGGCAGCCTGGCAGTGCGTGTTGATGCACAAGtcttatgtatttattctttgtgtgtgtgtacaggtctGCTGCATCATAAAGGTGACAAAGTGAGCTTCTCATCACGTTTTGGTCAAGGCTCCATCATAGGTGTACACTTGGATACCTGGCACGGAACCCTCACCTTCTTTAAGAACCGTAAATGCATTGGTCAGTAGCACTTGCCAAGAGTTTGTCACTTGTGTCATCAACGTAGAACATTGAATCTGCAGATTTTTCAGACCTGTagaattttcattttgtacTTGTGGgctctacaacagagtgaataaaatagatgttttcatagttgggggtcctagtgaaccggaattgatctcttcatcaatggtaactgaagcacgttgtaagtcgctctggataagggcgtctgccaaatgccgtaaatgtaaatgtaaatgtaaatgtaaatgtaaatgtaaatgtaaatgtaaatgcattttaagatagaagggtggtagtagcctagtgggtaacacactcgcctatgagccagaagacacaggttcaaaccccacttactaccattgtgtccctgagcaagactcttaaccctgagtgtctccagggggggactgtccctgtaactacagattgtaagtcgctctggataagggtgtctgataaatgctgtaaatgtaaatgaatattattGTATCTTAATGTGGTCACTTATTATAGATTGCCAGACAGAGACCATGACATCCCTTcacacaaatatattattatttatttaattattcattgatgtatttatttttataattaaagcagattgtttttaaaacataaggttcgaaagtgaagtgattgtcacatgttatgcacagcacatggtgcacacagtgaaatttgtcctctgcatttaacccatcaccctgagtgagcagtgggcagccatgacaggcgcccggggagcagtgtgtggggacggtgcttttctcagtggcacctcagtagcaccttggcggatggggattcgaaccggcaaccttctgattacgggggccgcttccttaaccgctaggccaccactgccccgctaggccgccac
Protein-coding regions in this window:
- the spsb3a gene encoding SPRY domain-containing SOCS box protein 3a, yielding MSRRSRNTRAWRTVWSGLRRDADARATDSDEWAYERLQYSDSDSEAEFSVVVPPVPSAIPVTGESYCSCDSQSESSCNPHLRGFTRVRDCHCGEDYQDFDWVWDDCCRSTATLLSCENRKVSFHSEYSCGTAAIRGSKELTEGQHFWEIKMTSPVYGTDMMVGIGTSDVNLDKYRHTFCSLLGKDDESWGLSYTGLLHHKGDKVSFSSRFGQGSIIGVHLDTWHGTLTFFKNRKCIGVAVTELQNKSVFPMACSTAAKSSMKLIRSVSTPTSLQYLCCSRLRKLLPSGTDALRVLPLPPGLRHLLHSKLGWVLSLDHTQVLSPPPSQTHPPAGLCSGSDSEGCASDPEASQRKRCRWT